The proteins below are encoded in one region of Lactuca sativa cultivar Salinas chromosome 3, Lsat_Salinas_v11, whole genome shotgun sequence:
- the LOC111920306 gene encoding probable leucine-rich repeat receptor-like protein kinase At1g35710, whose protein sequence is MVKQIMSSSNFLFFSLALLIITLSPIPNFASATLDEANALLKWKESLEIPNNSLLSSWLPLSMNSSASFTCRSWFGVVCNADGSIQRLNLSSCGLHGTLHQFPFSLLHNLTHFDLGTNNFFGTIPPEIRLLSKLVYLHFSENKFFGIIPSSLGSLTSLKVLSLHDNQLYGPIPFELGDLKALNTLSISYNQLSGSIPLSLANLSNLEVLYLAENKLSGLIPTQLGNLKALTKLGLNDNQLSGSIPSSLANLSNLQHMHLFRNKLSGPIPFELGNLKALSILDLSDNQLSGSIPSSLANLSNLQHMYLFKNKLSGPIPFELGNLKSIIILSISYNQLSGYIPLSLANLSNLDVLYLAENKLSGLIPTQLGNLKALTKLGLNDNQLSGSIPSSLANLSNLQHMHLFRNKLSGPIPFELGNLKSISILSISYNKLSGSIPLSLANLSNLDVLYLAENKLSGLIPTQLGNLKALTKLGLNDNQLSGSIPSSLANLSNLQHMHLFRNKLSGPIPFELGNLKALNILDLSDNQLSGSIPSSLANLSNLQSLYLGVNKLYGSIPQGLRNLDLLDLSNNNFSGKLPEDLCYGGKLQRFTADSNQLTGPISRGLQNCLSLIRARFDQNQFIGDISDSFGIYPHLKYLDISHNNFHGELSQNWSKCKNLTALVMAYNNISGSIPPEFGNSTQLQRLDLSSNHLVGEIPKEFGKMKSMLNLSLANNQLLGIIPPQLGSLKLLEILDLSTNRLNGSIPRSISRWEHIHYLNLSNNKLTKKIPSEIGKLVQLTELDLSQNLLAEEIPSEVQSLKNLQKLNLSHNKLSGSIPNAFTSLPSGIDIDLSNNELTGPVPLCSNFVNASLHGNSGLCGNFTGLKFCASPILQKKNDPLHHQLILVIMLPLIGVILLGLFMCGLIAYRKQRRHYPQKPLDKEGGDYFSITSFDGGVVYDEILKATNNFDEAYSIGTGGYGTVYKAKLQPNNVLAVKKLHSSSENVDHNGFLNEIQALTNTRHRNIVKLYGYCSHARHSFLIYEYLEKGSLGSILRSDVLAKELDWLKRVNIVKAVANGLAYMHHDCSPPIIHRDISISNILLDSDYEAHISDFGTSKLLKLDSSNWTTIVGTYGYIAPELAYTMVATEKCDVYSFGIVVLEVIMGKHPGELPTLPADYLVLANVGDSRIPLPSPQVEKQVNLVLNLSRACLNSNPHERPTMRHVSNLLTKA, encoded by the exons ATGGTAAAGCAAATAATGTCTTCTTCAAACTTCTTATTTTTCTCTCTAGCTCTACTAATCATCACACTCTCCCCCATACCAAATTTTGCTTCTGCTACTTTGGACGAAGCCAATGCTCTTCTTAAATGGAAAGAAAGCCTTGAAATCCCAAACAACTCCTTGCTCTCTTCATGGCTTCCCCTCTCTATGAATTCAAGTGCATCGTTTACATGCCGTTCTTGGTTTGGAGTAGTTTGCAATGCTGATGGGAGCATTCAGAGGCTAAACCTCAGTTCATGTGGCTTACACGGTACACTCCACCAATTTCCATTCTCTTTGCTACACAATCTTACACATTTTGATCTCGGTACGAACAACTTCTTTGGCACCATTCCACCAGAAATCCGACTCTTGTCCAAACTTGTCTACCTTCACTTTTCTGAGAATAAGTTTTTTGGAATAATCCCATCATCATTGGGTAGTTTAACATCCTTGAAAGTCCTTTCTTTGCACGACAATCAACTCTATGGTCCCATTCCTTTTGAACTTGGGGATTTGAAGGCTCTCAATACACTTTCCATAAGCTACAATCAACTTAGTGGTTCTATTCCTTTATCTCTAGCAAACCTGAGTAACCTAGAGGTTCTGTACCTAGCTGAGAATAAATTATCTGGTCTCATTCCTACACAACTTGGGAATTTGAAGGCTCTTACTAAACTTGGTTTGAATGACAATCAGCTTAGTGGTTCTATTCCTTCATCACTAGCAAACCTCAGCAACCTACAACATATgcatctttttaggaataaattatCTGGTCCCATTCCTTTTGAACTTGGGAATTTGAAGGCTCTCAGTATACTTGATCTGAGTGACAATCAACTTAGTGGTTCTATTCCTTCATCACTAGCAAACCTCAGCAACCTACAACATATGTATCTTTTTAAGAATAAATTATCTGGTCCCATTCCTTTTGAACTTGGGAATTTGAAGTCTATAATTATACTTTCCATAAGCTACAATCAACTTAGTGGTTATATTCCTTTATCTCTAGCAAACCTGAGTAACCTAGATGTTCTGTACCTAGCTGAGAATAAATTATCTGGTCTCATTCCTACACAACTTGGGAATTTAAAGGCTCTTACTAAACTTGGTCTGAATGACAATCAGCTTAGTGGTTCTATTCCTTCATCACTAGCAAACCTCAGCAACCTACAACATATgcatctttttaggaataaattatCTGGTCCCATTCCTTTTGAACTTGGGAATTTGAAGTCTATAAGTATACTTTCCATAAGCTACAATAAACTTAGTGGTTCTATTCCTTTATCTCTAGCAAACCTGAGTAACCTAGATGTTCTGTACCTAGCTGAGAATAAATTATCTGGTCTCATTCCTACACAACTTGGGAATTTGAAGGCTCTTACTAAACTTGGTCTGAATGACAATCAGCTTAGTGGTTCTATTCCTTCATCACTAGCAAACCTCAGCAACCTACAGCATATgcatctttttaggaataaattatCTGGTCCCATTCCTTTTGAACTTGGGAATTTGAAGGCTCTCAATATACTTGATCTGAGTGACAATCAACTTAGTGGTTCTATTCCTTCATCACTAGCAAACCTCAGCAACCTACAGAGTCTGTACCTTGGTGTAAATAAATTATATGGTTCGATTCCACAAGGATTAAGAAATCTAGACTTGCTTGATCTGTCGAATAATAATTTTTCTGGCAAATTGCCTGAAGATTTGTGCTATGGTGGAAAGCTTCAAAGGTTCACAGCAGATAGTAATCAACTCACTGGACCTATCTCAAGAGGTTTACAGAATTGTCTTAGCTTAATAAGAGCTCGTTTTGATCAAAATCAATTCATTGGAGATATATCTGACAGCTTTGGCATCTATCCAcacttaaaataccttgatatcAGTCACAATAATTTTCATGGGGAGCTTTCTCAAAACTGGAGTAAATGCAAGAATTTGACAGCCTTAGTGATGGCCTATAACAATATCAGTGGTAGCATACCACCAGAGTTTGGAAATTCAACTCAACTACAAAGGCTTGATCTTTCTTCAAACCATTTGGTAGGTGAAATCCCAAAGGAGTTTGGGAAGATGAAAAGTATGCTGAATTTGTCCTTGGCTAATAACCAACTTTTAGGTATTATACCTCCACAACTCGGATCTTTAAAACTCCTCGAAATACTCGACCTATCCACAAACAGATTAAATGGGTCAATACCAAGAAGTATTAGTCGATGGGAACATATCCACTACTTGAATCTTAGTAATAACAAACTCACTAAGAAAATTCCCTCTGAAATTGGTAAATTAGTTCAACTTACTGAACTTGATTTATCTCAGAATTTGCTGGCAGAAGAGATACCATCAGAAGTTCAAAGTTTGAAAAATCTGCAAAAGTTGAATCTTTCTCACAATAAACTATCTGGTTCTATTCCAAACGCTTTTACAAGTTTGCCTAGTGGGATTGACATCGACCTGTCCAACAATGAGCTCACAGGTCCAGTTCCCCTTTGCTCCAACTTTGTAAATGCATCCTTACACGGTAATTCAGGTTTGTGTGGAAATTTTACAGGACTAAAGTTTTGTGCAAGTCCAATCTTGCAGAAGAAAAATGATCCCTTACATCATCAACTCATCCTGGTAATTATGCTCCCTCTTATTGGGGTAATTTTACTTGGTTTGTTCATGTGTGGCCTCATTGCTTATCGAAAACAAAGGAGACATTATCCACAGAAACCATTGGACAAAGAAGGTGGTGATTATTTCTCCATAACAAGTTTTGATGGAGGAGTAGTGTATGATGAAATCTTGAAAGCAACGAACAATTTTGATGAAGCATACTCGATTGGGACCGGAGGATATGGGACTGTGTACAAAGCCAAGCTACAGCCTAACAATGTTTTAGCTGTTAAGAAACTTCATTCATCATCCGAGAATGTTGATCATAATGGATTCCTTAATGAGATACAAGCATTAACGAATACAAGGCATCGAAACATAGTGAAACTCTATGGATATTGTTCGCATGCCCGCCACTCatttttgatttatgaatatCTTGAAAAGGGAAGCCTTGGATCAATCTTAAGGAGCGATGTCTTAGCAaaagaattggattggttgaaaaGGGTCAATATTGTAAAGGCTGTTGCTAATGGTTTAGCTTATATGCATCACGACTGCTCACCTCCTATAATTCATAGAGACATTTCCATTTCCAACATCCTTCTTGATTCCGATTATGAGGCACATATTTCTGATTTTGGTACATCCAAGCTTTTAAAGCTAGACTCATCCAACTGGACCACAATCGTAGGTACCTACGGCTATATCGCGCCAG AGCTTGCTTATACGATGGTGGCAACCGAGAAATGTGATGTGTATAGCTTTGGGATTGTTGTACTAGAAGTGATCATGGGAAAGCATCCCGGTGAACTACCAACATTGCCTGCTGATTATCTGGTGTTGGCAAATGTTGGAGATAGTCGGATTCCACTTCCTTCACCACAAGTTGAGAAACAAGTAAATTTAGTACTGAATCTCTCAAGAGCATGTTTAAACTCCAATCCACACGAAAGGCCAACAATGCGCCATGTTTCAAATCTGTTGACGAAGGCCTGA